A genomic region of Branchiostoma lanceolatum isolate klBraLanc5 chromosome 4, klBraLanc5.hap2, whole genome shotgun sequence contains the following coding sequences:
- the LOC136432280 gene encoding homeobox protein SIX1-like: protein MLPSFGFTQEQVACVCEVLQQSGQIERLGRFLWSLPACEHLHKNESVLKAKAVVAFHRGNFRELYKILESNQFGPENHPKLQQLWLKAHYMEAEKLRGRPLGAVGKYRVRRKFPLPRTIWDGEETSYCFKEKSRGVLREWYAHNPYPSPREKRELAEATGLTTTQVSNWFKNRRQRDRAAEAKEREQQEQTKLGPDQVGQPGEDQVDRNPGTELQHEDSKQNIFTSMQNPGQNSVTPTDMNTPMGPLAPSGPGPAGPSAVAVSNSDVQNPQSMQGAMMATMASDLVSLGP from the exons ATGCTACCTTCGTTCGGGTTCACCCAGGAGCAGGTCGCCTGCGTGTGCGAGGTCCTGCAGCAGAGCGGGCAAATCGAGCGCCTCGGCCGCTTCCTCTGGTCGCTGCCCGCCTGCGAACACTTACATAAAAACGAGAGCGTGCTCAAGGCAAAGGCAGTGGTGGCCTTCCACCGAGGAAACTTCCGGGAGTTGTACAAGATCTTGGAGAGTAACCAGTTCGGGCCCGAGAATCACCCCAAGTTACAGCAGCTATGGTTGAAGGCACATTATATGGAGGCCGAGAAGTTACGAGGCCGGCCGCTCGGCGCCGTGGGGAAGTACCGGGTCCGCCGAAAGTTTCCGCTGCCCCGTACCATCTGGGACGGCGAGGAGACCAGCTACTGCTTCAAGGAGAAGTCCCGGGGCGTCCTACGGGAGTGGTACGCGCACAACCCGTACCCTTCCCCCAGAGAAAAGAGAGAGCTAGCCGAGGCCACGGGCCTGACGACGACCCAAGTCAGTAACTGGTTCAAAAACAGGCGGCAGCGGGACAGGGCAGCTGAGGCAAAAGAGAG GGAACAACAAGAACAGACCAAACTGGGGCCGGACCAAGTCGGCCAGCCTGGAGAGGACCAAGTGGACAGAAACCCTGGGACGGAGCTACAACACGAGGACAGTAAACAGAACATATTCACGTCCATGCAGAACCCAGGACAAAATTCCGTAACACCCACCGACATGAACACTCCTATGGGCCCACTAGCGCCGTCCGGGCCGGGGCCGGCGGGGCCCAGCGCCGTGGCCGTAAGTAACTCGGACGTTCAAAACCCCCAGTCTATGCAGGGTGCCATGATGGCAACTATGGCCTCAGACCTGGTCAGCTTAGGGCCCTAA